GCCGTCGAACTCCTGGTAGGTCACGCTGTAGCCGAGGGTCTGCAGTCGGGGCACCACCCGTCGGCTGCATGGGTCGATGGGTAGGACCCGGTCATTGGTTCCGTGGGAGACGAAGACGCGTGGCTGTCCGTGGGTCACGAGCGGCGCGGCGAAGCCCGGAGAGAACGCGATCACCGCGTCGAACAGGTCGCCGTTGGTCAACCCGAGTGACAATGCGTACGACGCGCCGTCGGAGAAGCCTCCGACCATGATCCGGCTGACCGGGTACGAGTCGAAGACGCGTTCGAGCACCCGGTCGATCCTGCGTACGTCGGGCCCGAAACCGTCGATGATCAGATCCCAGGTGCTGGCCGTCGACTTCGGTGCCACCAGGAGCAGGCGATGCTCGTCCGCGACGGGTAGCAGCAGGTCCAGGGCCTGCCGTGGCGAACCGCCGGCCCCGTGCAGCAGCAGCACCAGGCGGTAGGGCCGCCCATTGGCCGGCGTGGGCGCGTACGTGAGCGCCAGCAGTTCCCCGGTCGGCCCGTCCTGGGTGAGCAGTCCGGTCCGGGCGTCGGCGGACACCGGTGGGTAGGGGCGCACGGACAGGCGCCCGTGCCGGGAATTTTCCTCGGGCTGGACGTGGGGAAGAGCCGGCTCGCTCATACGCCCTCCTCCTTCCGACTTCCTGGCGGTCCGGTCCGTCCGACGGCTTCGCGACGCGCATGCAGTTCAACCCCCGGCGCGGATCGGGTGGTACAGGGCGGTCACGGGCGTGGCGAGACCCGGGTCCAGCGCTCGTCGCGTCGCCCTCCGGTCGCCGCTGTGCAGCGCGGACAGATCCAGGCGTGCACCTCACCGCCCGGCTGGCGGCTCCCGTCGTCGTCCGTCCACTCGCGCGACGCCGCCACCGCCGCCGATTCGCTGGCTCTCATCGGTCCGGTCCTCTCTCCGACGAACCGGCTCGGCCTGACGCGCCGCCTGCCGACCGACGCCGATGCCAGTGTCCGGGCCGGCTGAATACCCGTGGCCGGTGGCACCAAACGGCGGCGTCCCCGACTGTCGGTGACGCTCGCGTTCCCGTCCGCTCTGTTCCCTCGCCCAGGTTCTGTCTCGCGATCATGAATTCGTTCGTAGACACTTCGTGCCCACGGCGGTCAGTCGGCGTCCAGCACCTCGCGCAGCCTTGCCGCGAACTCCTCCGGCTTGCCCGCGTAACCGAAGTGACCACCGAGGAAGCCGCCGTGGTGGCTCGGGAACACCACGGCCTCCTGGCCGAGCAATGTCGCAGTGCCCACGGCCGTACGAGCGGTGTACGTTCCCGTCGACTCCTCGCCGACCGCGATCACGATCCGGGACGGGGCAGCGCTGAGCACACCTGCCTCGGGGCGGTAGTCGCTGATCGCCCACGAGTTCTTCGACAGCAGCGGATCGTCGCGGGTGCCGTCGTCGTCGGTCGGTATGCCGAACATCGCCGGGTCGGGCGCTGGCTGGGCGAAGTAGGCGTCGGTGAACTCGCCCTGCCAGGAAGTCATCGCGATGAACGCGGCCATGCCCGCACCGGTGCCCCCCGCCTGGTACGCCTCGTGAAATCCGGCCCGGGCGCGCTCGGCTGCCGTGGCGTCGGGGAGCACAGCGTTGATCGGAGGCTCGTGCGCCACCAGCGTGACGACGTCACCAGGGTGGGTCGCGACCAGTTCGAGTGCGGTCACCGCACCGCCGCTGCTGGCGAACACGTCGACCGGGCCAGCGCCGAGCGCCTCGATCAGCAGGTGCAGGTCGGTCGCCTGATGCTGCGGGGTGTGGTCGGACCGGCCGTCCTTACGGATGCTGCGGCCCAGCCCGCGCGGGTCGTAGGTGACAACCGTGCGGTCCGTGAAGTACGCGGCGAGCGCTTCGAAGCCCTCCGCCGTCATCGGCTGGCCGATCATGAGCAACGCGGGGCGCCCGCCGGACGGGGGGAGCGGGCCGCGGACGTCGTAGACCAGGTCGACGTCGGGCGTGACGAGGGTGTGCGTCTGGGTATCCGTCATGCCGGTGAGACTACGGCCGGCATCTGACTTTCGGCGGTTCTGTGAAGGTGTCGGTGGTGGGTGGCCCACCTGCAGGTAGGGCAAGATCCAGGCATGGCGTTCGACGGTTTGGCGTACACCGAGACACCGGGTGACCGGGCCGCGAGCTTGCGGGATGATCCGGGATGGGTTGACGAGCAGTTGGGACGCGACGACACCCGGACCGTACCGATGTGGCACGACGGCCCGCTGCTGACAGCAGCCGGTCTGCCGGTCACGCTCACCGGCAGGGCAGGGCGCGCCGTGCTGGCAGTGGCGAGCCAGACAGCCCTGCTGGGTCTGGACGGCACGACGGCGCATTTCGCCGCCGACCTCACCGGCGTCGACGAGGCCCGGGCGTTGCGACTCGCGAACGCGTACACCCGCGCCGACCTGCGTACCCTCGCCACCACCTTGCCGGGCCCGGTCATGGCAATGCTGGCGTACGCGCGCGGCCTGCTCTACTGGAACCGCCATGCCCGGTTCTGCGGGGCTTGCGGCGGGCCGACCGAGAGCACCCATGCCGGCCACGTCAGGATGTGCCACGCCCCGGACTGTCGACGGCAACTGTTCCCCCGGATCGAGCCCGCGGTTATCGCGCTGGTCGAGGGGCCCGGCCCTCAGCCGCGGTGCCTGCTCGCCCGCCACCGGGGCTCAGATCCGGACGGCTTCTCCGTGCTGGCCGGGTTCGTCGAGATCGGCGAAAGTCTGGAGGGCGCCGTACGCCGTGAGGTCGCCGAGGAGGCCGGCGTCGCGGTCGGTGCGGTGACCTACCGGGGCTCGCAGGCATGGCCCTTCCCGGCCGGCCTCATGGTCGGGTTCGTCGCGCAGGCCACCGACGAGACCATCGCCGTCGACGGCGTGGAACTACTGGAGGCCCGTTGGTTCACCCGCGCCGAGATCGTCGACCGCATCGTCAACGGCCCCGGATCGGGCCCGGCCGACTCCATCGGTGGACGGCTGCTGCGCTCCTGGGCTGGCCTCGACCCGACGCCGGAGTGCGAACCGGGGCGGTCCGCATGATCCAGGAGAGCGGGCGTTCGAGGTAGGAAGCTCCTGCCAGCCTGTAACCCCGGTGGCCGACGTGGAAACAGAGTGAGCACTTTCCAACTGGGTTTGCGCAGGTGGAGGCAGGGCGAGGGTGCCGATGGCTGGTTGAGGTGAGGCTCCGGTAAGACGAGCAATCGACCAAGGAAGATGCCCCACCGGGAGCCTCGTTGCTGTCTTACCCCTCTTCGATCGCCCTGTCCAACCGCACGCTCAACCACCTCACCGGCCTGATCCGCACCCACCGCCACCAGCACCGCTCACACTGGCGCCGCCTCAACCCCGGCCAGCAAGCCCTGCTCGCGCTGGCGCATCTACGCAACGGTGACCCGTTCACCCGGCTCGGCGCCGGGTTCGGCGTCGGCACCGCGACCGCCTGGCGCTACGTCCGCGAAGCGATCACCCTGCTCACCGCCGCAGCAGACGACCTGACCGCCGCCATGGCCCGGATCCGCCGGCTGGCCTACTCGATCCTCGACGGGACCCTGATCCCGATCGACCGCGTCGCCGATCAGAAGCCGTACTACTCCGGAAAACACAAGCGGCACGGCGTCAACGTGCAGGTCATCGCCGACCCGGCCGGGCGCCTGGTCTGGGCCTCACCGGCCCTGCCCGGCCGCCACCGCGATCGTGCAAGCCATCCTGGCTCTACACCACATCGAGAACCCGACCTACGGCAGTTGAAGCGCTCACTAGACCGGGACGAAGTTGGCGGCCAACACCCGCCAGTTGCCGTCCTCACGCACCCACAGCCGGGTGTAGCGCAACCGCGCGGACATAACAGCACCGCCCTGAACGGCATCCACCGCAGCGACCGTGCGGGTCACCCCGGTCTCACCGTCTTCCTGGACGTCGAGCGACTCCTCCACCAGGTTAGTGATTCGCAGGGCCCCCGAGCGGTAGCTCTCCAGGTCATCTTCCTTCGTAAAAATCGTGCCGTCCGGTCCAGCACCCACGACCTGGGGGTGCAGAAGCGCGTCGAGGGACTCGACGTCGGCGGCGCGCTGAGCCGCTTGGAGCTGCCGTTCCGCAGTATGGAGATCCATCCACCGATCCTCTACAGCGCCCCGCAACAAGACAAGCGGGTTCGCTCGCGGCAGAACGGCAATGTCAGCCCAGTACGGCGTTCGCGGCACAACCGAACTTCGGCATGACCCGGTCGGCCACCTGAGAGGGTCCTCTACCTTGCTCCGAAACGCGAACAGCCGCTTGCGGCGTGTACAGGATCCGGTCGACCTTCCACTCTGCCTCCGACATACGCCGGAGCTACTCCGCTCTCGCGCTGGGTGCGCGCCCCTGGCCGACTTTCGTCAAGACTCCGTCAAAATTCGGGAGTTGGTTGTCAAGGGGCTGTGAAGGGCGATTGCGTGGCCCGACTCCCTCACTTGATCATGGCACTACGGCAGGGAAGGGTTCAGAACTTCAAGTGGCTGCCGAAATGTTGAAGGAGTTGGAATGGAAGCGTCCGAATCTCTCAAGGGTGTCCAGGCCAAGCGGCTCGCGCTGGCCGTCGTCGCGGCGGCGGCACTCGGCGGAGCGGTTGCCGTGCCGGTTCTCGCCGCGGATCACTCTCACGATTCCTCGTCGCAGCAGGTTGAGGCGTGGGACCGCGACATGCACGGCGAGCCCTACTACATCTGACAGTGACGGGTTCGCGGTGACGACTGCACGGTCGTCTGTATCCGACTGACGTACCGATCGCACTATGTGAATCCGTCGGTTCACTGGAGCAGGCGGTATGAGCGCGGGCGGATGACCGCTGTCGGCACTGGGCCGCGTTCCGAGGCAAATGGCACGCGGACCCGATGGCTCGCCCGGATCAGTCGGAAGCGCGTAGGCACAGGCCGCCGTGATCATGGAGTCAAGTGCTCTCTGAGCGGGGTATGCCTGTGCCTACCGCCCTCCCGGCTGAGCGAATTGTTCGGCACCGCGAGGAAAAGACCTACGATCATGAAACTGCCGAAGTACCGCCCGGCCCCCGGTGTACGCGCTCTGACCGAGCGGTTGCTGTCTCTCACCACCGCTGGCGTGCCGGCTGTCTGCCCTGTCCACGTCGGTCTCGGTGAGCCGGTCGTCAGCTCCACCACCCTCGGGCACATCACGTACAACATCGCCCTGGCCCTGGTCAACGGAACGGCACACGCACTCCCTCCCTTCAATACTTTTCCACGCCCCGAACGGCGCATCCTCGATGCCGCGAGCTGGGATCGCGTCGATGCGACGGGTGCCGACTTCGCCCAGATGCCGGTCGACCTCGCCAGTGAGCTGTGGCACCAGGTGGACCAGGCGTGTCGCGACCACGGCTCCCTGACGATCGCGGAACGCTGCGTGTTGAGTGACCTCCTGCTGCGCCTCGGATATCCGCTGCGCGCCGGTGAGATTCTCGGTCTCCTCGACGCGGACATCGTCGGTCACCCGATCCGTCCCGAGACGGCCCGCTCCGATCTGGCTGTCCTGCTGCGGCTCTATCCAGACGCGCACCCTCTCATGGAGGACTGGGCACTGCGAGCTGCCGCGAGCACCGCCGTGCCACCCCAAACCCGCGTCCGGCTCGCCAACTACGTCGTCGTCGCGAACGGTAAACGCGGTGCCGACGTACCCGCCGTGCACCTTGCCGCCGAACTCGGGCGGGAGGCCATGGCCGAGGTCACCGGAAACGGCATGGACCGGTACCTGACCGAGCACACCCTCTACCGGGCGATCGCCTACGAGCCGTATCTCCGTGGGGACATGACCCACACCATGGAACTCCTCGACCGAGCCGCCGCCGCCCTCGCTCAAGCCGAGCCGGACACGGGACCGCTGGAAATCCTGTCCTGGAAGGACCACGCCTTCCCCATGTTCGAGACCCTCTCCAGGACCCTCATCGGCCAGGGAGAGGTGAGCTGGGCCCTGGGATCCACCGCAGATCTCATCGCCATCAGCCCGTACGACCACCGGGTATGGGAACTGCGCGCCCATGCACTCGTCGCCTCCGACGATCTCCACGAGGCTGTCGGCGCCTGGGAACAGATACTGCCCCAGGGCGGTCTGCCGGTCGCCTCCGCCGCCTTCTACCTCGGCTGGGCACATCACCAACTCGGCGACGCCGGCAAGGCCCAGGAGTACTACACCCTCTCTCGGGCGGTCGACCCCACACCCGTGGAGCTTGCCGAGCACATGACGTACCTGACCAGGGGGAATTGAACGAGGTTGACTCGGAGTTCGGCGGGCGGGTGTGGAGGTCCGAGCGTGAGGGGTGGCGTGAGCGCACGGGCGAACGGAACAACAGAGCTAACGGGATATGGAACTGACATGAGTGATTTTGTGATCCTCCGCGATCTGGTCGGAGATGTCCCCGCTTTCCTCGCGGAGTCCTGGCATCGGGTTTCCACAGTCCTGCGGCCGGCGGATCCCCCGGTGAACCTCTTCACTGTGCAAGACCTCGAGCGGTCACTTTCCGGAGGGCTGCTCCGATCCCCATATCTTGGCGTGGTGGAGTCGGGCGAGAACCCGACAGGCCGGGAATTCACCACCCCCCGGACTGTGGCCGAACGGGTTGTCTCGGACCATGTTGACCCGGAGAAGGTTGCCCGGCGAGTTGCCGAGGGCGCGAGTGTGCTCCTACGCAACATCGAGCACTGGCACGCCCCCACCACTGCCTTCGCCTACAGACTGGGCACCGAACTGGGCCGTCCGGTGGAGGCGTTTTTCTTTCTCACGCCCCCGGAACGCCAGGCTCTTCCCCCGCACCGGGACGACGCCGACGTGTTCGTCGTCCAGGTGCAGGGTCGCAAGGAGTGGACCGTTCACGAGACGCCGACCGACGGGCGGTGGGACCGGGGCAGAGCCGGGCGCCCCGGGAAGGTCGCGGTGCGAACCCGTCTGGAGCCAGGTGAGGTGCTCTACCTGCCCCGGGGAGCGGCCCACAGCGCGGTCGCGGCGGATGGGTCTCTCTCCGCCCACCTGTCTCTGACCGTCCGGGACATCGGACTCAGTCAACTGAGCGCGGTCGTGCAGCAGTATCTCGCGGCGGATCTGGACCTGCCCTCCCGCCCGGTCGAGGAGGCGGCACTGATCGAAGCGTCCGCCCGCCTGCTGGAACATCAGACCAGCCGCCTGGCCGAACTAACTCCGCAGGACCTGGTCGATGCGGCACGTACGGCGATGCTCGCCCTGCGCCACAAACCGCCGGTCACACCCGACTTCGGCGCGAGCGCCGGACAGGGGTGCGCGAGGTAGTGAGCCCAGGGTGCTAGGAGTCCTCCACCCGTAGACAACCCGTGCCGCCGTCGGCGGAAAGGAACGCGAGTGCCACCGGAGCGGAACCGAGATTGAGGTAGAACGGCGTCCAGTTCGTTGCCAGACGCAGTAGTGGCCGCCACGGCCCGCCCGCAGGGCAGTCATGCTGGTCGGGCGGCAGGGCCGTACCGCCGATCTTGTCGTGGTCGATCGCCTCGACGTAGCGGTCCCGATCTTCGGACGGTAGTGCCAGGTAAACGTCGAGCGACAGGGGTTCGGGATCCTCGTCGCGAACGAGGTCGACCGTGTACTCCGCAGGTGATCCATCGTCGTGGTAGAGCGTCGGGCCGCTGGCCAGCGAGACGGTTGGCCCGGCGAAGGTACCGGGCTGGACGACCACGGCGTTCTCCCCGCCGTCGGCAAAGATGACGTCCGGGTCGAACTCCTCGGT
The Micromonospora pisi DNA segment above includes these coding regions:
- a CDS encoding JmjC domain-containing protein, encoding MSDFVILRDLVGDVPAFLAESWHRVSTVLRPADPPVNLFTVQDLERSLSGGLLRSPYLGVVESGENPTGREFTTPRTVAERVVSDHVDPEKVARRVAEGASVLLRNIEHWHAPTTAFAYRLGTELGRPVEAFFFLTPPERQALPPHRDDADVFVVQVQGRKEWTVHETPTDGRWDRGRAGRPGKVAVRTRLEPGEVLYLPRGAAHSAVAADGSLSAHLSLTVRDIGLSQLSAVVQQYLAADLDLPSRPVEEAALIEASARLLEHQTSRLAELTPQDLVDAARTAMLALRHKPPVTPDFGASAGQGCAR
- a CDS encoding alpha/beta hydrolase, which codes for MSEPALPHVQPEENSRHGRLSVRPYPPVSADARTGLLTQDGPTGELLALTYAPTPANGRPYRLVLLLHGAGGSPRQALDLLLPVADEHRLLLVAPKSTASTWDLIIDGFGPDVRRIDRVLERVFDSYPVSRIMVGGFSDGASYALSLGLTNGDLFDAVIAFSPGFAAPLVTHGQPRVFVSHGTNDRVLPIDPCSRRVVPRLQTLGYSVTYQEFDGGHEVPVAVVEHATGWLRSGDTSNGVT
- a CDS encoding alpha/beta fold hydrolase — protein: MTDTQTHTLVTPDVDLVYDVRGPLPPSGGRPALLMIGQPMTAEGFEALAAYFTDRTVVTYDPRGLGRSIRKDGRSDHTPQHQATDLHLLIEALGAGPVDVFASSGGAVTALELVATHPGDVVTLVAHEPPINAVLPDATAAERARAGFHEAYQAGGTGAGMAAFIAMTSWQGEFTDAYFAQPAPDPAMFGIPTDDDGTRDDPLLSKNSWAISDYRPEAGVLSAAPSRIVIAVGEESTGTYTARTAVGTATLLGQEAVVFPSHHGGFLGGHFGYAGKPEEFAARLREVLDAD
- a CDS encoding nuclear transport factor 2 family protein, with protein sequence MDLHTAERQLQAAQRAADVESLDALLHPQVVGAGPDGTIFTKEDDLESYRSGALRITNLVEESLDVQEDGETGVTRTVAAVDAVQGGAVMSARLRYTRLWVREDGNWRVLAANFVPV
- the nudC gene encoding NAD(+) diphosphatase; amino-acid sequence: MAFDGLAYTETPGDRAASLRDDPGWVDEQLGRDDTRTVPMWHDGPLLTAAGLPVTLTGRAGRAVLAVASQTALLGLDGTTAHFAADLTGVDEARALRLANAYTRADLRTLATTLPGPVMAMLAYARGLLYWNRHARFCGACGGPTESTHAGHVRMCHAPDCRRQLFPRIEPAVIALVEGPGPQPRCLLARHRGSDPDGFSVLAGFVEIGESLEGAVRREVAEEAGVAVGAVTYRGSQAWPFPAGLMVGFVAQATDETIAVDGVELLEARWFTRAEIVDRIVNGPGSGPADSIGGRLLRSWAGLDPTPECEPGRSA